A window of the Tursiops truncatus isolate mTurTru1 chromosome 14, mTurTru1.mat.Y, whole genome shotgun sequence genome harbors these coding sequences:
- the ITGB1BP1 gene encoding integrin beta-1-binding protein 1 isoform X1, whose product MFRKGKKRHSSSSSQSSEISTKSKSVDSSLGGLSRSSTVASLDTDSTKSSGQSNSNSDTCAEFRIKYVGAIEKLKLSEGKSLEGPLDLINYIDVAQQDGKLPFVPLEEEFIMGVSKYGIKVSTSDQYDVLHRHALYLIIRMVCYDDGLGAGKSLLALKTTDASNEEYNLWVYQCHSLEQAQAICKVLSTAFDSVLTSEKP is encoded by the exons ATGTTTCGGAAAGGGAAGAAGCGACACAGCAGTAGCAGCTCCCAGAGTAGTGAAATCAGTACTAAGAGCAAG TCTGTAGACTCCAGCCTTGGGGGGCTCTCGCGATCCAGCACCGTGGCGAGCCTCGATACCGATTCCACCAAGAGCTCAG gacaaagcaacagtaattcaGACACCTGTGCAGAATTTCGAATAAAATACGTTGGTGCCATTGAGAAACTGAAACTCTCTGAGGGAAAAAGTCTCGAAGGGCCACTAGACCTGATAAATTATATAGATGTTGcccag caAGATGGAAAGTTGCCTTTTGTTCCTCTGGAGGAAGAATTTATTATGGGAGTTTCCAAGTATGGCATAAAAGTATCCACATCAGATCAGTAT GATGTTTTGCATCGGCATGCTCTATATTTAATCATCCGGATGGTGTGTTATGATGATGGTCTGGGGGCAGGAAAAAGCTTATTGGCTCTGAAGACCACAGATGCGAGCAACGAAGAATACAACCTGTGGGTTTACCAGTGCCACAGCCTG GAACAAGCACAAGCAATCTGCAAAGTTTTATCCACTGCATTTGACTCTGTGTTGACATCTGAGAAACCCTGA
- the ITGB1BP1 gene encoding integrin beta-1-binding protein 1 isoform X2, with translation MFRKGKKRHSSSSSQSSEISTKSKSVDSSLGGLSRSSTVASLDTDSTKSSGQSNSNSDTCAEFRIKYVGAIEKLKLSEGKSLEGPLDLINYIDVAQDVLHRHALYLIIRMVCYDDGLGAGKSLLALKTTDASNEEYNLWVYQCHSLEQAQAICKVLSTAFDSVLTSEKP, from the exons ATGTTTCGGAAAGGGAAGAAGCGACACAGCAGTAGCAGCTCCCAGAGTAGTGAAATCAGTACTAAGAGCAAG TCTGTAGACTCCAGCCTTGGGGGGCTCTCGCGATCCAGCACCGTGGCGAGCCTCGATACCGATTCCACCAAGAGCTCAG gacaaagcaacagtaattcaGACACCTGTGCAGAATTTCGAATAAAATACGTTGGTGCCATTGAGAAACTGAAACTCTCTGAGGGAAAAAGTCTCGAAGGGCCACTAGACCTGATAAATTATATAGATGTTGcccag GATGTTTTGCATCGGCATGCTCTATATTTAATCATCCGGATGGTGTGTTATGATGATGGTCTGGGGGCAGGAAAAAGCTTATTGGCTCTGAAGACCACAGATGCGAGCAACGAAGAATACAACCTGTGGGTTTACCAGTGCCACAGCCTG GAACAAGCACAAGCAATCTGCAAAGTTTTATCCACTGCATTTGACTCTGTGTTGACATCTGAGAAACCCTGA